The genomic region TTCGTGCGGCGACGAAGGCGCAGATCAACCACGCGGCCGAGACGACCTCGATCGTTGCGAACAGGTAGGTCAGCTTCGCAACCGAGAAGGCCGCCAGCGTCGGCACGCGGAACAACACCAGCGAAGTCGAGAAGATCGCGGCAAACGCCAACCCGCCCAGTCGAAGCGAAGGGGTCAGCCCGCACAGGATCATCGCGGCGCCGAGTCCCGCTTGCAGACCGCCGTAGACGGTGATCCACTCGCTGCGGCCCGAGCCGCCGGTGAGCGAAAAGCCGACCGAGGCGGCCGTCGAATCGGGAGCCGCGGCGCACCACGCCCCCAAGGCCAAGTAACACGCCCCCAGCGTCGTCAGCGGAATCACGTCCGTCCTCCCTTGCCTGATCGTCGGCGAGGCCCGCGGGGCGAGCCACGAGTGCGCCTGGCGAATGCCTGGACCCCGTGCAGCGCCAACCGCAAAGACGACGGGAGACTCACCAGCCCTGCGGGGGACTACTCGAACGGATTCTCGCTGAGCGGCTCGTCGGCCCCTGCGTCGTCGAACATCCCCTCGTCCTCGTCGAAGTCGGCCGGTTCGTCGGCCGGGAAGGCCTCGTCCTCTTCGACCATCGGCTCGTCCTCGTCCAGGGGTTCGTCGTCCGCGGCGAAGGGGTTCTCCTCCGTCTCTTCAGCCGGCGCGACGGGCTGGGCGGCGCCAGGGGTCGGCGGGACGCGATGCATGACGACCGCCTCTGCACCGACCTCGTGCAGACACTGAAGCAAGCCCAGCTCGTCGGCCAAGAAGACGCGGTCGGTCTGCTCGTTGACCAGCGCGTGGACGCCGTCAACGCCGGTCAGTCCGTTGACGGTTCGCCCCGTCTTGGCGTCGATGACGTAGAAGTTGCCGAACGCGTCGCCGGCGTAAACGCGGTCCTTGCCGCGAGCGGCGAAGCGATCGAGCCCCCGCACTCGCCACAACTCGGCCCCGGTCTTCACGTCGACGGCGTACAGCGCGGGCTCGCGCGAGGCGACGTACGCCGTATCGCCGATGACGACCGGCTGGCTTTCGATCGCGTCGCCGGCGGAGAACCGCCACTTCTCGGCGCCGGTGATTTCATGGACGCAGTACAGGTACCCGTCTCGCGACGCCGCAAACAAGTAGGGAGACTGTTCGGCCGGCGGGGCGACGATTTCGTCGTTCGTCTGCAATCGGAACAGCACGTTCGGCTTGTTGGCGCTGCAGACGTACAGCCGGCCGGTGGTGGTCGGCCAACAGATGACGTCGCCGGAGTGGGTCGGTCGCTGAAAGGTGCGCCCCTCGGACTGATAGTACCACGGTTGCGCCGCGGAGTCGTTCAGCGAGAAGGCCTCGACCCGACCGTTCACTAACGAAACGTAAGCGTACTCGTCGCTGAGCGCGGGCCCGGCGGCGGGAGCGCTCCCCAGATCGCGCTGCCAGATGACGTGCCCGTCGTTTCGATCGATCAGGTAGAGTCGCGAGGCGCTGACGACGGCCAGATAATCCAAATTCGCCCCGGGACCGAACGCCGCCGCCCCCGCGGCGCCGATCGAGGTCGTCCACAACGTTTCGCCCGTCTCGGCGTCGAACGCCGCGAGCAGACCCGACGTGGTCACGGCGTAGGCGCGATCGTACTGAAGCTTCCACTGCGACACCCGGCTGCGAGTCGTGTCGACCGGCGCCTGGGCGTACCAACTCCGCACCAATCCGCACCGCGTGGCGTCCTCGTACGAGACGAGCCGACCCCCGGCCTGCACCGCGGCCGCGGAAACGAGCACGACCGCCGACGCCCCCCACAGGGTCGACACGGCACGCGAAGCAACCAAGCGAACAAACATCGTCATCACGCCGGGGGCGAGGAGGTGATTCGAGACAGGCCTGACGGACGCCGAACGCCCACGGCCGCAGCCTTCCAGTGTAGTCACCGCCGGCGCAACCGGCAAAACAGGCAAAACGGGCTGAGCGCGGCGAGTCGCCCGGGGGGTCGCAGCGTACGGGGCGCCATGGCCCGCATTCCGTCGGCGCTTGCCTCTTGCGGGTCCGCGGGCGTAGGTTGAACCGCGGCCGGACGGAACGCCGGGCCCGCATTCCCCTCGCTTCGCTCCACTCGAGGATCTCTCCCATGAACCCCGCCGAGCCGTTCCCTTGCATCATGATCCGTCGCGGCGAGGGCGGGGCGGCTCGATTCGGCGTCGAGCGGATCCGCATCGACGATCTCCCTCCCGGCGAGGTGCTGATCCAGGTCGCCTGCTCGTCGCTCAACTACAAGGATGCGCTCGCGTGTCAGGCCCATCCGGGAGTGGTGCGAACGCTCCCCCATGTGCCGGGGATCGACTGCGCCGGGCATGTCGTCGCGGTTCCCGCCGAAAGCGACTTTCTGCCCGGCGAGCCCGTGCTCGTCACGGGATACGACCTGGGCGCCCCCGCGTGGGGCGGGCTGGCTGAGTTCGTCCGCGTCCCCGCCGCGTGGGTCGTCTCGCTCCCCGGCGGACTCACGCTCGAGGAGGCGATGACCTACGGCACGGCCGGGTTCACCGCCGCGCAGTGCGTCACCGCGATCGTCGACCGGGGCATCGGCCCGGATCGGGGCGACGTGGTCGTCACCGGCGCCACGGGGGGAGTCGGCAGCGTCGCCGTGGCGATTCTTGCGAAGCTCGGTTACCGGGTCGCCGCCGTCACCGGCAAGCCGGAGCAGGCCGAGTGGCTCCACGGGCTGGGGGCCGCCGAACTCCTCTCCCGCGAGCAAGCGGCCGACGCCTCCGATCGCCCGTTGCTCGGCGAGCGCTGGGCCGCGGCGGTCGACACCGTCGGCGGGGTCACGCTCGCCGCGCTCGTGCGGAATATGAAGCACCGCGGAGTCGTCACGGCTTGCGGACTCGTGGGAGGGGTCGACGTGCCGCTGACGGTCTACCCGTTCATCCTCCGCGGCGTGACGCTGGCCGGGATCGACTCGGCGAAATGCCCCCGCGAGCCGCGGCTGGAAATGTGGAGCAAGCTCGCCGGGCCGTGGAAGGTCGACCAATTGGCCGCGCTGCGGCGCGAGATCACGCTCGACGAAGTCCCCGCCGAGATCGCCCGCATGCTCGCCGGCCAATCTCACGGTCGGGTCGTCGTCCGGCCGACGAGCTTGGCCACGTGAACGCCCACCGCCCGGCACGATCCGGGGCGGCGGTTACTGCGAGTCCCCCTCGGCGTCCAGTCGCTTTACCGCGCCGAACAGGTGCCCCGCGTGGCCGGCGCCCGCCCAGTAGCCGGCGTAGTGACCCTGGTAGATCATCACCCGGGCGTCGAACGTCCCCAGCCCCGGCACCGCGAACTTGTCGAGCGAGATGACCGGCGTGTCCCCCGCCCAGCGGATCGGCAAAGTCAGCGGCAGCACGAGGTCCTTTCCCCCGTAGCTGAACCGCGATTGCACCAGCCAGTCGTCCCCCTGCAGGTGCTTCACCAGCACCAGTTCGTACCGGTCGTCGCGCAGCTCGCGGGGGGGCTTGTTGCTGTCGGTCGAGAAGCCGACGAGCGCCACGCCGCTGAGCGATTTCTCGAGCGCCACAAAGCGCGCGGTTTGCTCGGATCGGGGTTCAGAGCCGGGCTCGGCGCCGCAGGCCCCGGGACGTGCGACGGCGATCAGCGCGCAGGCCAGTCCAGCGGCGCGCAGCGTGCGAACAACCATGGCGGCGACTCCTTGGATCTCGCGCCCGGGGCGCCGCGCCGCGGCGGCGATTCTCCCGACGCGGACCAAGCTTACCGCGCCGCGGCCGGTTGCGGGGTCGGCCGGCCCGCCGTTCGGTGAACCGGGTCACCTCGGCCAAGAAAGGGGCGCGACCAAGGCGCTACTTGGTCGTCGTCGGGTAATACCCGCCCATGTTGAAGTACTGCGTGCTGTGCCCCGTCGTGGGGAGCCCGCCGTTCACGCCGCGGTTGATCGCCCCCGCGGCCGTGGCGCTGCGCAACTGCTGCTGGGTGCGCTGGTTCTGC from Pirellulales bacterium harbors:
- a CDS encoding PQQ-binding-like beta-propeller repeat protein, whose product is MMTMFVRLVASRAVSTLWGASAVVLVSAAAVQAGGRLVSYEDATRCGLVRSWYAQAPVDTTRSRVSQWKLQYDRAYAVTTSGLLAAFDAETGETLWTTSIGAAGAAAFGPGANLDYLAVVSASRLYLIDRNDGHVIWQRDLGSAPAAGPALSDEYAYVSLVNGRVEAFSLNDSAAQPWYYQSEGRTFQRPTHSGDVICWPTTTGRLYVCSANKPNVLFRLQTNDEIVAPPAEQSPYLFAASRDGYLYCVHEITGAEKWRFSAGDAIESQPVVIGDTAYVASREPALYAVDVKTGAELWRVRGLDRFAARGKDRVYAGDAFGNFYVIDAKTGRTVNGLTGVDGVHALVNEQTDRVFLADELGLLQCLHEVGAEAVVMHRVPPTPGAAQPVAPAEETEENPFAADDEPLDEDEPMVEEDEAFPADEPADFDEDEGMFDDAGADEPLSENPFE
- a CDS encoding YhdH/YhfP family quinone oxidoreductase, which produces MNPAEPFPCIMIRRGEGGAARFGVERIRIDDLPPGEVLIQVACSSLNYKDALACQAHPGVVRTLPHVPGIDCAGHVVAVPAESDFLPGEPVLVTGYDLGAPAWGGLAEFVRVPAAWVVSLPGGLTLEEAMTYGTAGFTAAQCVTAIVDRGIGPDRGDVVVTGATGGVGSVAVAILAKLGYRVAAVTGKPEQAEWLHGLGAAELLSREQAADASDRPLLGERWAAAVDTVGGVTLAALVRNMKHRGVVTACGLVGGVDVPLTVYPFILRGVTLAGIDSAKCPREPRLEMWSKLAGPWKVDQLAALRREITLDEVPAEIARMLAGQSHGRVVVRPTSLAT